The following coding sequences are from one Streptomyces sp. NBC_01232 window:
- a CDS encoding ABC transporter substrate-binding protein: MTKRTQLALATALVAALALGASGCSGTTKGSADAGASNPAAANDGKILGGTPAKGGTLTVLSNQDFAHLDPARNWTMPTMDFGTRLLYRTLVTFKAEPGKAGSELVPDLATDLGTPTNGGRTWTFTLKEGVKYEDGTPVRAQDVKYNVERSFSPDLTGGPDYAAQYLAGTEGYKGPLQGQHLDSVKTPDDRTIVFELKRPVAEFSATATLPTFAPVPQSQEKGTQYDARPFSSGPYKIESYDRDKKLVLVRNEHWDAKTDTVRKAYPDRFVVVMGLKGGQIDDRIIAGEGADASAVQYSDMRPESAPKVLPKPDVKARLLAESQGCTEMLHLNNSRAPFNDPKVREAMQYAVDKEAVVTAGGGPALNEIATAYLPPALSGGKQADVLKIAPAGDPAKAKELLKAAGKETLKVSLSVSTGDKGKAEAIQQGLSRAGIEVVIDTVDPGAYYDVIGDLSTTPDMTLTGWCPDYPSGSTWIPFVFDGRTIKDKGNQGNYSQFRDEATMKRIDEINAMADAKEANQAWIDLDAALMAKSPNVPLLLERKPLLVGTNIAGAFGHPVWTGTVDYATVGLKDPAKSQG; the protein is encoded by the coding sequence ATGACCAAGCGCACCCAACTCGCCCTCGCCACCGCCCTGGTGGCAGCTCTCGCACTCGGCGCCTCGGGCTGCTCCGGCACCACGAAGGGCTCGGCCGACGCGGGCGCCTCCAACCCCGCGGCCGCCAACGACGGCAAGATCCTCGGCGGTACCCCGGCCAAGGGCGGCACCCTCACCGTCCTGTCCAACCAGGACTTCGCGCACCTAGACCCGGCCCGCAACTGGACCATGCCGACCATGGACTTCGGCACCCGGCTGCTCTACCGCACGCTCGTCACCTTCAAGGCCGAGCCCGGCAAGGCCGGCAGCGAACTGGTCCCCGACCTCGCCACCGACCTCGGCACCCCAACCAACGGAGGCCGCACCTGGACCTTCACCCTCAAGGAGGGCGTCAAGTACGAGGACGGCACGCCGGTCAGGGCCCAGGACGTCAAGTACAACGTCGAGCGCTCCTTCAGCCCCGACCTCACCGGCGGCCCCGATTACGCCGCCCAGTACCTCGCCGGGACCGAGGGCTACAAGGGCCCGCTCCAGGGGCAGCACCTGGACTCCGTCAAGACGCCCGACGACCGCACGATCGTCTTCGAACTGAAGCGTCCCGTCGCCGAGTTCTCCGCGACCGCCACCCTGCCGACCTTCGCCCCCGTGCCCCAGTCCCAGGAGAAGGGCACCCAGTACGACGCCCGCCCGTTCTCCTCCGGCCCGTACAAGATCGAGTCGTACGACCGCGACAAGAAGCTGGTCCTGGTCCGCAACGAGCACTGGGACGCGAAGACCGACACCGTCCGCAAGGCCTACCCGGACAGGTTCGTGGTCGTCATGGGCCTCAAGGGCGGCCAGATCGACGACCGGATCATCGCCGGCGAGGGCGCCGACGCCTCCGCCGTCCAGTACTCCGACATGCGCCCCGAGAGCGCCCCCAAGGTGCTCCCCAAGCCGGACGTCAAGGCCCGGCTGCTCGCCGAGTCCCAGGGCTGCACGGAGATGCTCCACCTGAACAACTCCCGCGCCCCCTTCAACGACCCCAAGGTCCGCGAGGCCATGCAGTACGCGGTGGACAAGGAGGCCGTGGTCACCGCGGGCGGCGGCCCGGCCCTCAACGAGATCGCCACCGCCTACCTGCCCCCGGCCCTCTCCGGCGGCAAGCAGGCCGACGTCCTGAAGATCGCCCCGGCCGGCGACCCGGCCAAGGCCAAGGAACTCCTCAAGGCCGCCGGCAAGGAAACCCTGAAGGTGTCCCTCTCCGTCTCCACCGGCGACAAGGGCAAGGCGGAGGCCATCCAGCAGGGCCTGTCCCGCGCGGGCATCGAGGTCGTCATCGACACCGTCGACCCGGGCGCCTACTACGACGTCATCGGCGACCTCTCCACCACCCCCGACATGACCCTCACCGGCTGGTGCCCCGACTACCCGTCGGGCTCCACCTGGATCCCCTTCGTCTTCGACGGACGCACCATCAAGGACAAGGGCAACCAGGGCAACTACAGCCAGTTCCGCGACGAGGCGACCATGAAGCGGATCGACGAGATCAACGCCATGGCCGACGCCAAGGAGGCCAACCAGGCCTGGATCGACCTCGACGCGGCCCTGATGGCCAAGTCCCCGAACGTCCCGCTCCTCCTGGAACGCAAGCCGCTCCTCGTCGGCACCAACATCGCGGGCGCCTTCGGCCACCCCGTGTGGACCGGCACCGTCGACTACGCGACCGTCGGTCTCAAGGACCCCGCGAAGAGCCAGGGCTGA
- a CDS encoding ABC transporter permease, which produces MTTTAPVPDDRAPLSPDGTPATDAARAPGSGAPAPGAAPAPGTASAPEAATVRPAAAPGSSPWQLARRELRRRPAVRVSLGVVLLFVLMAVTAPWLGALGGWSPNEFDKTAIDPYLGGQPLGALGGISSEHWLGVEPVTGRDLYARVIHGAQVSLLIAFAATAIVVVAGTAAGIAAGYFGGRTDAALSRLMDLTMSFPSLIFMIAMLSVAKDVNRIVLMTTVIGVFGWPGVARVVRGQTLSLKHREYVDAARVGGSGPWRILTRDILPGVSGPVIAYTTLLIPGMISTEAALSYLGVGVRPPTPSWGQMIAESVAYYETDPMYFVIPSVFLFLAVLAFTLLGDALRDILDPRGGRS; this is translated from the coding sequence ATGACCACCACCGCACCGGTCCCGGACGACCGGGCACCCCTTAGCCCCGACGGCACCCCGGCCACTGATGCCGCACGGGCCCCGGGCAGCGGCGCACCAGCCCCCGGCGCAGCCCCTGCCCCCGGCACGGCCTCAGCCCCCGAAGCCGCCACGGTCCGGCCCGCGGCAGCGCCCGGCAGCAGCCCCTGGCAGCTCGCCCGGCGGGAACTCCGCCGCCGCCCCGCCGTCCGCGTCAGCCTCGGCGTCGTCCTGCTCTTCGTCCTCATGGCCGTGACCGCCCCCTGGCTGGGCGCCCTCGGCGGCTGGTCCCCGAACGAGTTCGACAAGACCGCCATCGACCCCTACCTCGGGGGCCAGCCGCTCGGCGCCCTCGGCGGGATCAGCTCCGAGCACTGGCTCGGCGTCGAACCCGTCACCGGCCGCGACCTGTACGCCCGGGTGATCCACGGCGCGCAGGTCTCCCTCCTGATCGCCTTCGCCGCCACCGCCATCGTCGTGGTCGCCGGCACCGCCGCCGGGATCGCCGCCGGCTACTTCGGCGGCCGCACCGACGCGGCCCTGTCCCGGCTCATGGACCTGACCATGTCCTTCCCCTCGCTGATCTTCATGATCGCGATGCTGTCCGTGGCCAAGGACGTCAACCGGATCGTCCTCATGACCACCGTCATCGGAGTGTTCGGCTGGCCCGGCGTCGCCCGCGTGGTCCGCGGCCAGACCCTCTCCCTCAAGCACCGCGAGTACGTCGACGCCGCCCGCGTGGGCGGTTCCGGGCCCTGGCGGATCCTGACCCGCGACATCCTCCCGGGCGTCTCGGGCCCCGTCATCGCCTACACCACCCTGCTGATCCCCGGAATGATCAGCACCGAGGCCGCCCTCAGCTACCTCGGCGTCGGCGTCCGCCCGCCCACCCCCTCCTGGGGCCAGATGATCGCCGAGTCCGTGGCCTACTACGAGACCGACCCCATGTACTTCGTCATCCCCAGCGTCTTCCTCTTCCTCGCCGTGCTCGCCTTCACCCTGCTCGGCGACGCCCTGCGCGACATCCTCGACCCGAGGGGCGGCCGCAGTTGA
- a CDS encoding ABC transporter permease, producing the protein MILYLARRLLALAGVLLAIAAVTFLIFYVLPSDPAAAACGKTCSAERLADVRAYLGLDQPLWRQFTDFLTGIFTGRTLGTGQYAVDCDFPCLGYSYENSLPVWDLLTDRLPVSASLAFGAAALWLVLGLGAGVTAALRKDTATDKALMVGAVAAASLPVYFTSVMLIYGVIRIAGLLPYPTYQAFTDNPLAWASNLALPWIALALLYAAMYARQSRGSMIEAMAEPYIRTARAKGMPERTVVVKHGLRSGMTPILTIFGMDLGGLLAGAVITESIFGLPGIGRLFYGALVNSDQPVVLGVTLLAAFFIVVANLLVDLLYAVIDPRVRY; encoded by the coding sequence TTGATCCTCTACCTCGCCCGCCGGCTGCTCGCCCTCGCCGGCGTGCTCCTCGCCATCGCCGCCGTCACCTTCCTCATCTTCTACGTCCTGCCCTCCGACCCGGCCGCGGCCGCCTGCGGCAAGACCTGCAGCGCCGAACGCCTGGCCGACGTACGGGCGTACCTCGGCCTCGACCAGCCCCTGTGGCGCCAGTTCACCGACTTCCTCACCGGCATCTTCACCGGCCGCACCCTCGGCACCGGCCAGTACGCCGTCGACTGCGACTTCCCGTGCCTGGGCTACAGCTACGAGAACTCGCTGCCCGTCTGGGACCTCCTGACGGACCGGCTCCCGGTCTCCGCCTCCCTCGCCTTCGGCGCCGCCGCGCTCTGGCTGGTCCTCGGCCTCGGCGCCGGGGTCACCGCCGCCCTGCGCAAGGACACCGCCACCGACAAGGCCCTGATGGTCGGCGCCGTCGCCGCCGCCTCCCTGCCCGTGTACTTCACCTCCGTGATGCTCATCTACGGGGTCATCCGCATCGCCGGTCTCCTGCCCTACCCCACCTACCAGGCCTTCACCGACAATCCGCTCGCCTGGGCCTCGAACCTGGCCCTGCCCTGGATCGCGCTCGCCCTGCTCTACGCCGCCATGTACGCGCGCCAGAGCCGCGGCTCGATGATCGAGGCGATGGCCGAGCCGTACATCCGCACCGCCCGTGCCAAGGGCATGCCCGAGCGCACGGTCGTCGTCAAACACGGGCTCCGCTCCGGCATGACCCCGATCCTGACCATCTTCGGCATGGACCTCGGCGGGCTGCTCGCCGGAGCCGTCATCACCGAGTCCATCTTCGGACTCCCGGGCATCGGGCGGCTGTTCTACGGCGCCCTGGTCAACTCCGACCAGCCCGTGGTCCTCGGCGTCACCCTGCTCGCCGCCTTCTTCATCGTCGTCGCCAACCTCCTCGTCGACCTCCTGTACGCCGTCATCGACCCGAGAGTGAGGTACTGA
- a CDS encoding ABC transporter ATP-binding protein, translating to MAADTAAPLLEVRDLRVTFTTGRGAVRAVDSIGFTVEAGRTLGIVGESGSGKSVTSLAVMGLHRGPVEVSGSVALAGRELTGLPERELSKVRGRRMAMIFQDPLSSLHPYYTVGEQIAEHFRVHFKAGRAAARRRAVDMLGEVGIPEPARRAGEYPHQFSGGMRQRAMIAMALACEPDLLIADEPTTALDVTVQAQILELIARLQQERGLGVVMITHDLGVVARVAHEVLVMYGGRAAEHAPADELFADPAHPYTRGLLDSLPRLDTADDVPLPFIPGSPPSLLTPAPGCAFAPRCPRAAARCTDVRPEPAAYGDGPARTVACHFAGDRTAQEAAR from the coding sequence ATGGCAGCCGACACCGCCGCTCCGCTCCTCGAAGTACGAGATCTGCGCGTCACGTTCACCACCGGGCGCGGGGCCGTACGGGCCGTCGACTCGATCGGCTTCACCGTCGAGGCCGGACGCACCCTCGGCATCGTCGGCGAGTCCGGCTCCGGCAAGTCCGTCACCTCGCTCGCCGTCATGGGACTGCACCGGGGCCCGGTCGAGGTCAGCGGCTCCGTGGCGCTGGCCGGACGCGAGCTGACCGGGCTCCCGGAGCGCGAGCTGTCCAAGGTCCGCGGCCGCCGGATGGCGATGATCTTCCAGGACCCGCTCTCCAGCCTGCACCCCTACTACACGGTCGGCGAGCAGATCGCCGAGCACTTCCGGGTGCACTTCAAGGCCGGCCGGGCCGCAGCCCGCAGGCGCGCCGTCGACATGCTCGGCGAGGTCGGCATCCCGGAACCGGCCCGTCGCGCGGGGGAGTACCCGCACCAGTTCTCCGGCGGCATGCGCCAGCGCGCGATGATCGCCATGGCGCTGGCCTGCGAGCCTGACCTGCTGATCGCCGACGAGCCGACCACCGCCCTGGACGTCACCGTGCAGGCGCAGATCCTCGAGCTGATCGCCCGGCTCCAGCAGGAGCGCGGACTCGGCGTCGTGATGATCACCCACGACCTGGGTGTCGTCGCCCGCGTCGCCCACGAGGTGCTCGTCATGTACGGCGGCCGGGCCGCCGAACACGCACCGGCCGACGAGCTGTTCGCCGACCCCGCCCACCCCTACACCCGGGGCCTGCTCGACTCGCTGCCCCGCCTGGACACCGCCGACGACGTCCCCCTGCCCTTCATCCCCGGCTCGCCGCCCTCCCTGCTCACGCCCGCCCCCGGCTGCGCCTTCGCCCCGCGCTGCCCGAGGGCGGCCGCGCGCTGCACCGACGTACGGCCCGAACCGGCGGCGTACGGGGACGGACCCGCGCGGACCGTGGCCTGCCACTTCGCCGGGGACCGCACCGCCCAGGAGGCGGCCCGATGA
- a CDS encoding ABC transporter ATP-binding protein — MTETATPLLSVQDLTMTFPGRRSVTGRRGAPVRAVDGVSFDLAAGQTLGLVGESGCGKSTTGRMLVRLLEPTSGRVAFEGKDISRLSPSAMRPLRKHIQMVFQDPHSSLNPRQTVARIISDPLLVQGWSAGDARRRAAELMELVGLIPEHIDRYPHEFSGGQAQRIGIARSLSTSPRLIVADEPVSALDVSVQAQIVNLMERLRAELGLAYVFIAHDLSVVKRVSDRVAVMYLGRIVEIGDKKSLYEDPQHPYTRALLSAVPLPDPAAERRRERIVLLGDPPSPAAPPPGCTFHPRCPKAQQLCRTERPLLRLAASREVACHFPGN, encoded by the coding sequence ATGACCGAGACCGCAACGCCCCTGCTGTCCGTACAGGACCTGACCATGACCTTCCCCGGCCGGCGATCCGTGACCGGGCGCCGGGGGGCGCCCGTGCGCGCCGTCGACGGGGTGTCCTTCGACCTGGCGGCCGGGCAGACCCTCGGCCTGGTCGGGGAGTCGGGGTGCGGCAAGTCCACCACCGGCCGGATGCTCGTGCGGCTGCTGGAGCCCACGTCGGGCCGGGTCGCCTTCGAGGGCAAGGACATCAGCCGCCTCTCCCCGTCCGCGATGCGCCCGCTGCGCAAGCACATCCAGATGGTCTTCCAGGACCCCCACTCCTCTCTCAACCCCCGCCAGACCGTGGCCCGGATCATCTCCGACCCGCTGCTGGTGCAGGGCTGGAGCGCGGGCGATGCCCGCCGGCGGGCCGCCGAGCTGATGGAGCTCGTCGGACTGATCCCCGAACACATCGACCGCTACCCGCACGAGTTCTCCGGGGGCCAGGCCCAGCGCATCGGCATCGCCCGCTCGCTGTCCACCAGCCCCCGGCTGATCGTCGCCGACGAGCCGGTCTCCGCGCTGGACGTCTCCGTCCAGGCCCAGATCGTCAACCTGATGGAACGGCTGCGGGCCGAACTCGGCCTCGCCTACGTGTTCATCGCCCACGACCTGTCGGTGGTCAAACGGGTCAGCGACCGGGTCGCCGTCATGTACCTCGGCAGGATCGTCGAGATCGGGGACAAGAAGTCCCTCTACGAGGACCCGCAGCACCCGTACACCCGGGCGCTGTTGTCCGCCGTCCCGCTGCCCGACCCGGCGGCGGAACGGCGGCGGGAGCGGATCGTGCTGCTCGGCGACCCGCCGAGCCCGGCCGCTCCACCCCCGGGCTGCACCTTCCACCCGCGCTGCCCCAAGGCCCAGCAGCTCTGCCGCACGGAGCGCCCGCTCCTGCGTCTTGCCGCCTCCCGCGAGGTGGCCTGTCACTTCCCGGGGAACTGA